ATTAGAAAAGTAACATGCggttgttaaataaaataaggttGTAGCAAGAAGTAGTGCTGTCTTCTAGCTCATGGTCATAGAAACACTTTATTTACATTAGGTCCTGTGTAACTGATTGGATGACACTAAATACAAATTCATTCAATTTACCCCTTTTTTTGCCATTCTTacttttttggttgtttttctAAATtgtacttcttttttctttttcatttttcaggtTTTTGTGGCTGcaattttgaaaagaaagcAGGTTTGTCCATCTAACAACGTTGCCTTGTCTTCTGAGAGTGGAAATCCCCTTCACCCCGAAAAGTTCAGGtataataatttgtaaaatgaTTCATTCCTTTTTCTGTGCTTGTTTTATCCTAGAAATTCTACACAAACTTTCAAATCATTATTGAAATACAGTatgaaaaaaatagtatttaggACCCCTATATGTTTTTAAAGTTATGATGATGTTTCATTCTTTAAACTTATTTCTCGGTCTGTTCAATTCACAGGATTGAATAGTAGCTCTTTCTAATTGTAATTAAGCTAGCTATATGGCCTCAAATTCTGCTATATTTGAAAATCTTGGATAATAAAATTTGGTGATGTTTATATGTTAACATCTCTATTAgttatcatttttcttaaaatatattgGTTCCTCTACTTAATTGCTGTATGCAAAAAATCAGGTTCTTGGACAAGGCTTGCATCCAAATCCAAGATGGGGCTAATGCAAAGGAAAGTCCATGGAGATTGTGCACTGTTACTCAAGTCAATCAAGTGAAGATTTTGATCTCAGTTGTTCCAATCTTTGCTTGCACCATTGTTTTCAACACCATTTTAGCTCAACTCCAAACATTCTCAGTCCAACAAGGAAGTGCAATGGACACACAACTCACTAAATCCTTCCATATCCCACCAGCTTCACTTCAATCCATCCCATACATCTTGCTCATCATTGTAGTCCCTCTCTATGACACTTTCTTTGTCCCTTTTGCAAGAAAAATCACTGGCCATGAGTCCGGAATCTCCCCCTTAAATAGAATAGGCTTTGGCCTCTTTTTCGCAACATTTTCAATGGTTGCAGCAGCCATcatggagaaaaaaagaagggattCAGCTGTAAATCTAGACAAAACATTATCCATTTTCTGGATCACCCCACAGTTCATAATCTTTGGATTATCGGAAATGTTTACTGCTGTAGGCCTCATTGAGTTCTTCTACAAACAATCCTTGAAAGGGATGCAAGCATTTTTAACAGCCATGACCTATTGCTCATACTCATTTGGATTTTATTTGAGCTCCTTATTGGTCTCTTTGGTGAATAAGATCACATCAAGTTCCTCAAATGGTGGTTGGCTTCATGATAATGATCTAAACAAAGACAGGCTAGATCTTTTTTATTGGTTGCTGGCAGCCCTTAGCTTTCTCAACTTCCTCAACTATCTATTTTGGTCTACATGGTattctaattcttcttcctcatcaaGCAGACCACACCAAGAGACTAATGTAGAGGACTATGGCCATTATCGTTTCACCTCTGAAAAAAATATTGGAGCTGATGGCAATATACCTTAAAAGACACATCATCAAATATTACCTAGCATCTTGTATAATACTTATATAGATGAAGAATTATGTAATCCTTTGTGTGCTCTCTTGAGGCTAACAGTTTCTGTAAGACTGTAAGTATAAAAAAGTGCCATTAAGGGAAGCTTGATAGCAATGAGTTATATGAATCATAGCTTACTCTTTATATTTTCTCACGAAGGCCAATGTCTTGATCTTGTTTTGTTAATACATATGCTTTAAATGTATTGGAAAGCGCATCTCCCTTGCTTTTgatcaattattatatataataataaaaaaagactacaaaaattaaagtacaaACCTAAGTGGGAAAAGACTATGCACTTTTCAAGTTAGTGTACCCAATGACTTTGAGTTAATCCCAAGTATTTATGAGAAAAGTATATATGCCTAACCCCATTTACAAGATACAATGAATTCTCCTTATCATTCTCTCTTACATATGCATCAATCTCTTGGGTGGACCTCTTCACTTTCTTTTGAACGACAAAAAAGGAATATGTAAGTGGGGGGGTAATGCTTTTTACTTGAGACAAGGGGTTCTTTAGAGAACTCTAGCTTTCAACCATGCACGATTTGATGAATGTATATGGAACATAATGAAGCCCTCTAAAAGTCAGAAAGAAAAAGGTGCCTTTGAGAAAGAGAATGTGATCCATTGGAACTATACAAAACAAGCTGTTCCCATTTTCATGTTTGTTAGGTCAAttttgtacctttgtacaaagaCATGTCTCAAACATGTCTTGAAGCTAGACCCCCACTTCCCCCCCTGAAATCCTTTGTTATTGCTGTCCTCTTTAACACCATTGGCAAGGCATAAATCAAATTGTTGGCTTAAAGATTGGCATGGTTCCCCTCCCTCCCTTCCTCCTAGTAAAACAACTACTCATGACATGGATTTCCATCCTTATTATCTAGTCATGGACTTTATCATAGCTTGCACCACTATAGGCGACTAGAAAATGTGACATGTTCATGTCTTTgggtgagagaaagagattttGGAAAAAGTAGGGATAGGGGTTGTGAGGGACTAGAGGGATGTTGCTCCACATATACCAAAGAAATTATACGCATCTTGCTCATTTTGTTTTGGTGGAAACAAAATTTTGCTTTAGATTCCTTTGAATgagatttaatatatatatatatatatatatatatatatatatatatatatatataacacgaTATCACACGATATTCCACCTTCGAATATCAAGCTTTTCCCAACTATATATTAAgttgttagaataatggttaaatgaatAGATTTGTTGTTTCTTAACAGTATATGTTTTTAGGAAAACCAGTTGCAGAAggaaaaatttgacaatttgtttctttgttaagtggaaaatgaaaatagtagatgagatttatatgttttaatctCAAACTCTTGTTAAAAtaatgtgattattttttaacaaagtataaTTGATACTATATATTGAAATTTCTAAATTAAGTTATCTGGATTTGGTATTTGAAAGTTTTTTCCCCCAAGGAAACATAATGCATTTTAAttacattcaattattatataaggcgatatattttgtaaataatgtgACGTGTGGTTGGAATTTGTTTCTAGTGCTTCTTAGAAATGGTTCATCCTCAATACGACTTAAATAATCTAAAGAGGAAGTAAATATAAGCAAATCCATCActtatattaggaaaaaaaattacaggaCTTTAATaacatataagaaaaatataattttatcaataacCTACTAACATTATACTAAGAATGTGACATGATGGCCAATACAACAATTCCTCTTTCCACACAAATCTTTTCTCCCAAAGCATTACCGAAGTGGACCgaatggactgaagtggactaaATGGACTGAACTAGACTAAATGcccaaaatggaccaaagtggaccgagcTGGACTGAATGGAGCAAAATAGACTGAATGCGCCAAACTGGAGCGAACTAGACTATAGTGGACTGAAATGGACCGTATTAAAAGAGTGGACTGATCTAGACagaaatggaccaaagtagactgaATTGGACCGAAATTGACAGACATGGACCAAATGCACCAAAGTGGATCGAATCAATCAAAATGGACTGAAACGCTATGCTAATATGGTTCAATAGGAGCATAGCAATTATAAGTGTTACACTTctgtttttaaatattatataaataaattctcaaaaaatactTCATCTGTCTCAAATTGTTTGGCCTGTATTTCATTTTGGGATTTCCCAAAATTATGTcttgtttgaaaattcaaacaccattaatttataaatattccCTTTATgcccttaatttatttttgagagcattttttttaattaaaaaaaattaaaaacctaaattttgaaatccaCTAAAGCCATTGTTTTGCCACCAGTAGAGTTTCTAATCTACcgtattaaaatttgatttaaagATAAAGATTGAATTTGGATTAGCCTTGGTGGTtatagaatttggatttgaatatAGGTTTGCAAATTGTAAGAGTAGTACACTAATAGAATTTGAAATCTACAATAACTTTGAAAATTGCTTAGTAGTTGGCACCAATActagaaatgtttttttttttccttaaataaatttttaataaatttgtttaagggtaatttaggaaatttttaactttctttAAAGAGATAAGACAGTTAATGATGTTTTCCTAAATAATTGGGTTATTTTAACTAGGCCAAACAATTTAGGACAGATGgagtatatattatataaatagattgataattaaaagataaaaatcctACATGTTAGACCTCACTTATTAAAGGGGACTACGGATCTACACGAGAGGAGGAGAATTAAAATTATGGTTTAAATAAgtaaatttatcatttaaaaaaataattaaagtttttGGAACCATTGGAAATTTATGATAAGGTTGGCTAGCCTTGCCACTTCAACTTGAGCTAAATCTTCCACTTATTTGTAAGTCACATGTTTCTTCTCAATATTTAtctctttaaatttttcatGGCTATTTGTTGATAGGTTCAACCGTTCAAGATTATATATAATTGGGAAGATAACACATGGGAGAGTTCAATTAAGTtcttaatataacatataaagatTAATATTATGTATAGAGTAAtaaaaataccactttatccaaaattttatgtttatgaAATTGTTCTCAATAGTCAATTATATTAACTTTATGAAGCCTCACAAATCAATGAAGAAAAGTTGATGAAGTTGGAGGGAGAACCATGCCAAACTTGTCCAACTTCTATTGGAAGTGTGGATGGCAGTCCAACCATGTTAGAAGCCTCAGGAATATATGATAATGCTAAAAGACGCACTAGGATTCCATTAATAATGACACAAATCTACCCTTCACTTTCTGGGGAGAAGCCTTGTCTACAGGTACAACCTCATAAATATGGGGATAGAGTCAGAACCAACATAAAGAAGCTTACAGCTTTCGAATTCACAAACCCAATCTGTTAAATTTGAGAGTTTGGGGTTGTAAGCTCATCAATGAATACAGGAAAACCATTTAGAGATAAATTTATAGGAAAGACTTGGGAATGTAAGTTTATTGGATACGTGGAAAATGGAAGTTGTTACAGGTTTTAGATTGATAGAAAGTACAATCTAATAAAGGAAATTACAAGGTTGTTTTTCATAGTTACAATCTAACGCACAATtagggtgtcaattcgggttagcgtgtcgggttcatgtcgtgtcgaggtaggggtattcaagtaaatgactcaaccctaacctgactcatttaataatcgtgtcatgatctttcaaccctaacccgacctgttaataaggcaggttgacctgacccaacccatttgatacgcttaataaacgagtcgtgttggtttgacacgaatgtaatacaacccatttcaagctgcataatattaaatataatatccatctagaaataattttttttacatctcaAAAAGCACTGCATACACTTCAAATCTTTAactcacattcaaaataatatagttcaacaaaaatataacattaatctagaaataagttctatACACctcaaaagaagtgcatacacttcaaaaaaagtgcatacacttcaacccaaattcaaaataacaaagttgaacaaaaataaaataacatagttcaacaaaaatataatatccttggaactcgccaaatgctaagtatcaatattgaaaaaatttgagcaaacagtagactaatcctAATTATAACCACGATTATCATctatagattctttgttgatgtccaaattcataacatctttcacaagctcatccaatttcatttgtgcaagttctatgccaaaaaagaaaaaaaaaatgtattagtagttctagggtctgtaaagtttcaatttccaattatatccattgtaaatttttgtaattactcacttttctttttaaatttaaaatatatgttggatataaaaggtatttgacaaatctaaaataaaataaatatttatttgttatacgagttaaacgggttgtgttaagtgggtcatattgggttgacacaaataaattggcgtgccaaacgtgtctattgcgggttacgCGAGTTGACTcacttatgacacgtttcttatcgtgtcacTTTCGGGTTGACCCGTTTATGATCCAAACCCATTAAGACCCAACCCTAATCTGAAAAAACACGTGTCGGgt
This DNA window, taken from Quercus robur chromosome 2, dhQueRobu3.1, whole genome shotgun sequence, encodes the following:
- the LOC126716091 gene encoding protein NRT1/ PTR FAMILY 4.3-like is translated as MEMERRQNNKGESIDMSGMGEETTVDWRGRPSNPNKHGGMRAAAFVLGLQAFEIMAIAAVGNNLITYLINEMHFSLSKSANIVTNFVGTVFLLALLGGYLSDSYLGSFWTMLIFGFIELSGFILLSVQAHLPQLKPPQCNMLTNGENCIEAKGLKALIFFVALYLVALGSGCVKPNMIAHGADQFKQDNPKQSKKLSTYFNSAYFAFSMGELIALTVLVWVQTHSGMDIGFGVSAAAMAFGLISMVSGTLYYRNKPPQGSILTPIAQVFVAAILKRKQVCPSNNVALSSESGNPLHPEKFRFLDKACIQIQDGANAKESPWRLCTVTQVNQVKILISVVPIFACTIVFNTILAQLQTFSVQQGSAMDTQLTKSFHIPPASLQSIPYILLIIVVPLYDTFFVPFARKITGHESGISPLNRIGFGLFFATFSMVAAAIMEKKRRDSAVNLDKTLSIFWITPQFIIFGLSEMFTAVGLIEFFYKQSLKGMQAFLTAMTYCSYSFGFYLSSLLVSLVNKITSSSSNGGWLHDNDLNKDRLDLFYWLLAALSFLNFLNYLFWSTWYSNSSSSSSRPHQETNVEDYGHYRFTSEKNIGADGNIP